From Fluviispira vulneris, a single genomic window includes:
- the greA gene encoding transcription elongation factor GreA — MSIDTNAPIPITQIGHEKLKEELKRLKTLDRPKVISEIAEARALGDLSENAEYHAAREKQGFIEGRIMELEDKLGRVQVITGGKGRTDRVVFGALVSLVDVSDDSKGEEKSYRIVGDLEADIKNNAISISSPLAKSLINKTVGDIVTVNLPRGEKYYEVKDIRFID; from the coding sequence ATGTCTATAGATACAAACGCTCCAATCCCTATTACTCAGATTGGCCATGAGAAATTAAAAGAAGAGTTAAAACGCCTCAAAACCTTGGATCGACCAAAAGTTATTTCTGAAATAGCAGAGGCACGTGCTCTTGGAGATTTATCTGAAAATGCAGAATATCATGCTGCACGTGAAAAACAGGGTTTTATTGAAGGCCGTATTATGGAGCTCGAAGACAAATTAGGCAGAGTTCAAGTCATCACGGGCGGGAAAGGCAGAACCGATAGAGTTGTATTCGGTGCTTTGGTTTCTCTTGTTGACGTAAGCGACGATAGCAAAGGTGAAGAAAAATCTTATCGAATTGTCGGAGATCTTGAAGCTGATATTAAAAACAACGCAATTTCAATTTCAAGTCCTTTGGCAAAATCCCTTATAAACAAAACAGTTGGGGATATAGTCACTGTAAACTTACCAAGAGGCGAGAAATATTACGAAGTTAAAGATATTCGCTTTATAGACTGA
- the hutH gene encoding histidine ammonia-lyase — protein MSFLNDNISQKKIVLGSDFLTLEDLIKISRNYEKVDIFPESIKKVDAARKCVEERLQSGGTFYGINTGFGALANVKIPNEKLDELQINLIRSHACGVGEPLAEDIVRATLVLRIMNILKGNSGARKETVFIMQQFLNYGITPYVPAKGSVGASGDLAPLSHIALNLIGEGKVYYKGNLVSAREVLEHVKIEPLKPKAKEGLCLINGTQVMTAIGLLCAYDAHNLLKTADIAAAISLDAVKGTLTAFRPEIQNVRPYLGQKIVAKNIFEILADDGIRLSHMNCEKVQDSYSFRCVPQVHGAARNAFTHVLETFMLEAHASTDNPLVFPETNEILSGGNFHGEPIALALDYFAMAMAEIGNISERRLEKLVNAHMSGLPPFLTLDSGLCSGYMIPHVVSAALVNENKVLCTPASVDSIATSAEKEDHVSMGMTSANKLRVILKNVSFILSLELLAGVEGVEFHLPLEPGAGARAAVEWTRNSVPAVKNADRSLSEEIEAVASKLLRGELVHFVNQSLSGYTLQ, from the coding sequence ATGTCTTTTTTAAATGATAACATATCACAAAAGAAAATAGTTCTTGGCAGCGACTTTCTGACTTTAGAGGATCTGATAAAAATTTCTAGAAATTATGAGAAAGTCGATATTTTTCCAGAGAGTATAAAAAAAGTGGATGCAGCACGCAAATGTGTTGAAGAGAGACTCCAATCCGGAGGAACATTTTATGGTATCAATACAGGATTTGGAGCTCTTGCGAATGTTAAAATACCTAATGAAAAACTTGATGAATTACAAATAAATCTCATCCGTTCTCATGCCTGTGGTGTAGGAGAACCATTGGCTGAAGATATCGTCCGCGCCACACTCGTTCTTAGAATAATGAATATTTTAAAAGGAAACTCAGGAGCAAGAAAAGAAACTGTTTTTATTATGCAACAATTTTTAAATTACGGCATCACTCCTTACGTTCCTGCAAAAGGTTCTGTGGGTGCAAGCGGTGATTTGGCACCTCTTTCTCATATAGCTCTCAATCTCATTGGCGAAGGGAAAGTTTATTATAAAGGGAATCTTGTTTCTGCGAGAGAAGTTTTGGAGCATGTAAAAATTGAGCCCCTTAAACCAAAAGCCAAAGAAGGGTTGTGTTTAATAAATGGTACGCAAGTTATGACAGCTATTGGTTTATTGTGCGCTTATGATGCACACAATTTATTAAAAACGGCAGACATAGCAGCAGCAATCAGTCTTGATGCCGTGAAAGGAACATTAACTGCATTTCGCCCCGAAATACAAAACGTCAGACCCTATTTGGGACAGAAAATAGTTGCAAAAAATATATTTGAAATTCTTGCAGATGATGGCATAAGGTTGAGTCATATGAACTGCGAAAAAGTACAGGATTCCTACTCATTTCGATGTGTCCCACAAGTCCATGGTGCAGCCCGTAATGCTTTTACTCATGTTTTAGAGACTTTTATGTTAGAAGCGCATGCAAGTACGGATAACCCTTTAGTATTTCCCGAAACAAACGAAATTTTAAGCGGCGGTAATTTTCATGGTGAACCAATTGCCTTAGCTCTAGATTATTTTGCCATGGCTATGGCAGAAATAGGCAATATATCTGAAAGAAGACTGGAGAAACTTGTTAATGCGCATATGAGTGGACTGCCACCATTTTTAACGCTGGATTCAGGACTTTGTTCTGGTTATATGATTCCACATGTGGTGTCTGCTGCTCTGGTTAATGAAAACAAAGTCTTATGTACACCCGCATCTGTAGATTCTATTGCGACTTCAGCCGAGAAGGAAGATCATGTGAGCATGGGAATGACTTCAGCAAATAAATTAAGAGTTATTTTAAAAAATGTTTCTTTTATTCTTTCTTTAGAATTGCTTGCTGGTGTAGAAGGGGTTGAGTTTCATCTCCCTCTCGAGCCGGGCGCAGGTGCGCGTGCGGCTGTTGAATGGACACGAAATTCTGTTCCTGCCGTTAAGAATGCAGATCGCTCACTTTCTGAAGAGATCGAAGCTGTCGCTAGCAAACTTCTCCGCGGTGAACTTGTCCATTTTGTCAATCAATCGCTTTCAGGATATACCTTGCAATGA
- the infC gene encoding translation initiation factor IF-3, whose protein sequence is MRPMGNQQTRTPAQDGPRINDRIKATEVRLISDTGEQVGVLPIREALMRAEELGLDLVEVSPDAKPPVCRLIDYGKFKYQQSKKAQEAKKKQVVIEVKEINLTPNIDKHDIETKQNHIKRWVAEKARVRVGVKFRGREMSHIDLGYKALQELMTGLEEIVVQEAPPRMEGRRLVVTLLPKSDKV, encoded by the coding sequence ATGCGTCCAATGGGAAACCAACAAACTCGTACACCTGCTCAAGATGGTCCACGTATTAACGATCGTATTAAAGCCACAGAAGTCCGCCTGATTTCAGATACCGGCGAACAAGTTGGCGTTTTACCAATCCGCGAAGCTCTTATGCGAGCAGAAGAGCTAGGGCTGGACTTAGTTGAGGTTTCACCTGACGCAAAGCCACCTGTATGCCGTCTTATCGACTATGGTAAATTCAAATACCAACAAAGCAAAAAAGCTCAAGAAGCAAAGAAAAAACAAGTTGTTATTGAAGTCAAAGAAATCAATTTAACCCCCAATATTGATAAACATGACATCGAAACAAAGCAAAATCATATTAAAAGATGGGTTGCGGAAAAAGCACGCGTCCGCGTAGGAGTCAAATTCAGAGGACGCGAAATGTCTCATATAGATCTTGGTTATAAAGCTCTACAAGAGCTTATGACAGGCCTCGAAGAAATTGTTGTTCAAGAGGCGCCACCCCGCATGGAAGGACGTCGCCTCGTTGTCACTCTCCTTCCAAAAAGCGATAAGGTATGA
- a CDS encoding SAM-dependent methyltransferase, with translation MTLIKNDSVLWLAHVAKDFFPTWQNRLNLTEKNIIKPLGHNFYSVQFNSTPTRGFLSDTLFSRYWLPVHYMWPTKCEEKGFIEKCAQGLLAKFKDKNFNNVVVFSLDRKQQKLASNLRGRILQVFSEKLKEKSPAKLLTGWTKKPILQPIYNQTLIVAISDKCTWAGLSTPSEAGSFFAGGRRYVGVSNESIASRAAAKFVEAAESLQLSGLKIENAKKWLELGAAPGGITHELVEKKCEVWAVDKADLDEEIAENPLVHFYQMDARDFKINMNFDALMCDLNGPANISAKICSDKTSLLKKDGIVIFTLKIHISENFEKDYEQALKEFSLKNCQFLYGRHLYNNKQEITLFFKKK, from the coding sequence ATGACTCTAATTAAAAATGATTCTGTTCTTTGGCTTGCGCATGTTGCAAAAGATTTTTTTCCCACTTGGCAGAATCGTTTAAATCTGACTGAAAAAAACATCATAAAACCTCTTGGGCATAATTTTTATTCTGTGCAATTTAATTCTACTCCCACAAGAGGATTTCTGTCAGATACTCTTTTTTCTCGCTATTGGTTACCGGTTCATTATATGTGGCCTACAAAATGTGAAGAGAAAGGTTTTATTGAGAAATGTGCACAAGGTTTATTAGCAAAGTTTAAAGACAAAAATTTTAACAATGTTGTTGTTTTTTCTCTTGATCGTAAGCAGCAAAAATTAGCCTCTAATTTAAGAGGTCGTATTCTTCAAGTATTTAGTGAAAAATTGAAAGAAAAATCCCCTGCGAAATTATTGACAGGATGGACAAAAAAACCAATTTTGCAACCGATTTACAACCAAACTCTTATTGTTGCTATTTCCGATAAATGTACTTGGGCAGGCTTGAGCACTCCGAGTGAAGCTGGTTCCTTTTTTGCGGGTGGCAGGCGTTATGTCGGTGTCTCCAATGAGAGTATTGCAAGCCGTGCTGCTGCGAAATTTGTGGAAGCAGCTGAATCTCTACAACTCAGTGGATTAAAAATTGAAAATGCAAAAAAATGGTTAGAACTTGGAGCTGCTCCAGGTGGAATTACCCATGAACTCGTGGAGAAAAAATGTGAGGTTTGGGCAGTTGATAAAGCTGATTTAGATGAAGAAATTGCCGAAAATCCTCTCGTGCATTTTTATCAGATGGACGCACGTGATTTTAAAATCAACATGAATTTCGATGCACTCATGTGTGACCTGAATGGGCCAGCAAATATTTCAGCAAAAATATGTAGCGATAAAACTTCTCTCTTAAAAAAAGATGGGATTGTAATTTTTACATTGAAAATCCATATATCAGAAAATTTTGAAAAAGATTATGAACAGGCTCTTAAAGAGTTTTCTCTAAAAAACTGTCAATTTTTATATGGACGTCATTTATATAACAATAAACAAGAAATTACCCTTTTCTTTAAAAAGAAATAA
- a CDS encoding phospho-sugar mutase has translation MVQTHIQDLDSPLFSQLNDCKSRIQAWLSDDVISQVDKNEVIQLIADKNIKELREKFYRDLEFGTGGMRGIMGTGTNRVNCYVIRKAIQGLANYILKHCANDLHRGVAIAYDSRNNSNYFAKETACVLAANNIPVFIYPTLETTPALSYAIRHLNCLSGVCVTASHNPPEYNGIKIYWEDGSQIIPPQDSGILKEVYAITSFSDVKYILYTEAENKKLINYIKEDLLNDYFADIKKLCLAPNVTKDLNILYTPLHGTGKIPVLRALNTWGFKNVFVVPEQAEPNGNFPTVKKPNPEEREALSLALQYGAERKADCIFATDPDSDRLAVAIYDPKMAKGLLSHQACGDYVLLNGNQLGALLIDSILKLMKSSGKLENTHKIVKTIVTSDLHERICSSYDIEIFNTLTGFKWIAGLVRSWELAGNNFKYLFGTEESFGFMPANNVRDKDAVAAICQAAEIISLYKDEGKTACAALFELFKKHGAWQEELINIDLIGEEGAQRIARMMRAMRSHPRTSFADINVAQVIDYTERKTQEQYRIPHSNVLQFLLVDGSRISMRPSGTEPKLKFYISVCTQNPDIETAYKETLQKIKQISNDIHNFTAQIN, from the coding sequence ATGGTACAAACTCACATACAAGACTTAGATTCTCCACTCTTTTCTCAATTAAATGACTGTAAATCTAGAATTCAAGCTTGGCTATCCGATGATGTTATTTCTCAAGTCGATAAGAATGAAGTGATTCAGCTCATTGCAGATAAGAATATTAAAGAATTGCGCGAGAAATTTTATCGTGATCTCGAATTTGGCACGGGTGGTATGCGTGGTATCATGGGGACGGGCACAAATCGAGTTAATTGTTATGTTATAAGAAAAGCAATACAAGGTTTAGCAAATTATATTCTAAAACACTGTGCAAATGACTTGCACAGAGGTGTTGCTATTGCATATGATTCAAGAAATAATTCAAATTATTTTGCTAAAGAAACAGCTTGTGTGTTAGCTGCAAATAATATTCCTGTGTTTATTTATCCAACGCTTGAAACAACACCTGCTCTTTCTTATGCTATTCGACATCTCAATTGTTTAAGTGGAGTGTGTGTAACAGCAAGTCACAACCCTCCTGAATACAATGGAATCAAAATATATTGGGAAGATGGTTCTCAGATTATTCCCCCACAAGACTCTGGTATACTTAAAGAAGTATATGCAATTACTTCTTTTTCAGACGTGAAGTATATTCTTTATACCGAAGCAGAAAATAAAAAATTAATTAATTATATTAAAGAAGATTTACTTAATGATTATTTTGCTGATATAAAAAAGCTATGCTTAGCACCAAATGTAACAAAGGATTTAAATATCCTTTACACCCCACTGCATGGAACTGGAAAAATCCCTGTATTAAGAGCTCTTAACACTTGGGGATTTAAAAATGTTTTTGTAGTTCCTGAACAAGCAGAACCTAATGGCAATTTTCCAACAGTAAAAAAACCCAATCCAGAAGAAAGAGAAGCTCTCTCTCTCGCATTGCAATATGGTGCTGAACGGAAAGCGGATTGCATTTTTGCGACAGATCCCGATTCTGACAGACTGGCAGTCGCAATTTATGACCCCAAAATGGCTAAAGGCCTCCTTTCGCATCAGGCTTGTGGTGACTATGTTTTATTAAATGGCAATCAATTAGGAGCTCTCCTCATTGACTCAATTCTGAAACTTATGAAAAGCTCTGGGAAATTAGAGAACACTCATAAAATAGTAAAAACGATTGTGACATCCGATCTACATGAACGTATTTGTTCAAGTTACGATATTGAAATTTTCAATACTTTAACAGGCTTTAAATGGATCGCTGGGCTCGTACGCAGTTGGGAATTAGCAGGAAATAACTTCAAATACCTTTTTGGTACCGAAGAAAGTTTTGGTTTTATGCCAGCTAATAATGTTCGCGATAAAGATGCAGTGGCTGCTATTTGCCAAGCAGCTGAAATTATTTCACTATATAAGGATGAAGGCAAGACTGCCTGCGCAGCACTGTTTGAACTTTTCAAAAAACATGGAGCATGGCAAGAAGAACTGATTAATATTGATCTTATTGGAGAAGAGGGTGCTCAAAGAATCGCCCGAATGATGAGAGCAATGCGCAGCCATCCAAGAACCAGTTTTGCTGACATCAATGTAGCGCAAGTAATTGATTACACAGAAAGAAAGACCCAAGAGCAATATCGCATCCCCCATTCGAATGTTCTCCAATTTTTACTCGTAGATGGCAGTAGGATATCAATGCGTCCGAGCGGCACAGAGCCAAAACTCAAGTTCTACATCTCGGTCTGTACACAAAACCCAGACATTGAAACAGCTTATAAAGAAACGCTTCAGAAAATTAAACAAATAAGCAATGATATTCATAACTTCACCGCTCAAATTAATTAA
- a CDS encoding AI-2E family transporter, which produces MRNNRGKIFFVCFFIIIIIIFAFINIVIGPLIISFITAYLINPVFEYLEKKGINRALISFITIIVLGILTFFAVWLFIPLLLNQIENLITKLPTFKNYIELHLVPKIQLIISDITGQKQYKILHIYDFIPINLENLSDTILSRIGASTRFIASLLIIAIFTPLFSYFLMRDFNKIHKQIFDLVPIDIKPIFIEFIEEVDKKLRSVLRGQSLVILILCFLYPTVFLIAGLPAAIAVGILTGICRLVPYMDILVGSFLCFFVLVTNAADSHLILSVSLAFLAVQCLDALFITPRILGRFSGLHPSLVILSVLCFGDWFGFYGILLAIPLAAVGKVSFKLILRTYKESVFFKNGNNG; this is translated from the coding sequence ATGAGAAATAATAGAGGAAAAATATTTTTTGTTTGTTTCTTCATTATTATTATTATTATATTTGCCTTTATAAATATCGTAATTGGACCTCTCATTATCTCTTTTATTACTGCGTATTTAATAAATCCAGTTTTTGAATATTTAGAAAAAAAGGGAATCAATCGTGCATTAATTTCTTTTATAACTATTATTGTTCTTGGCATCTTAACTTTTTTTGCTGTCTGGCTTTTTATTCCATTACTCTTAAATCAAATTGAAAATTTGATTACTAAACTCCCTACTTTTAAAAATTATATAGAACTCCATCTTGTCCCTAAAATCCAACTCATTATTAGTGATATTACAGGACAAAAACAATATAAAATATTACATATTTATGATTTCATTCCGATAAATTTAGAAAATCTTAGTGACACCATTCTGTCACGTATAGGTGCAAGCACTCGCTTCATTGCATCACTTCTTATTATCGCTATATTTACTCCTCTGTTCTCCTATTTTCTTATGAGAGATTTCAACAAAATTCATAAACAAATATTCGATCTTGTACCTATCGATATAAAACCTATATTTATTGAGTTCATTGAAGAAGTAGATAAAAAATTACGTTCAGTTCTTCGTGGACAATCTTTAGTTATATTGATACTCTGCTTTTTATACCCAACAGTCTTTTTAATTGCTGGCTTACCAGCTGCAATTGCTGTCGGTATACTCACTGGTATCTGTAGACTTGTACCATATATGGATATTCTTGTAGGGAGCTTTTTATGTTTCTTTGTTTTAGTCACGAATGCAGCAGATAGTCATTTAATACTGTCTGTTTCGTTAGCATTTTTAGCAGTACAGTGTTTGGATGCGTTGTTTATCACTCCCAGAATTCTTGGTCGTTTTTCTGGATTGCATCCATCTCTCGTCATTTTATCGGTACTTTGCTTTGGAGATTGGTTTGGATTTTATGGAATATTATTAGCAATACCCCTTGCTGCAGTTGGAAAAGTGTCGTTTAAATTAATTCTAAGAACATATAAAGAATCGGTGTTTTTCAAAAATGGCAACAACGGATAA
- a CDS encoding YigZ family protein — MSSANFKTIYENVVSEKIIEKSRFITSLEKVTSEEQVFHFFSSIKKKYFDATHNCTAYVLNSGSMRSNDDGEPAGTAGRPMLEFLKKNEIFNIAVVVTRYFGGVKLGTGGLIRAYSSSVSEAVQKAGIVENVLHNSFCLTFAYSHWKKIENYLNINLIQFDKPIFSENIQVKIYVKNKQNITNDINDICKGSVLIEEQDDKFIEVLLPKQIE; from the coding sequence ATGAGTTCTGCTAATTTTAAAACAATTTATGAGAATGTTGTATCAGAAAAGATAATTGAAAAATCAAGATTTATCACTTCTCTTGAGAAAGTCACTTCTGAAGAGCAAGTTTTTCATTTTTTTTCTTCGATAAAGAAAAAATATTTTGATGCAACTCATAACTGCACAGCATATGTCTTAAATTCAGGTTCTATGCGGTCAAATGATGATGGTGAGCCTGCGGGAACGGCAGGTAGACCCATGTTAGAATTTTTAAAAAAAAATGAAATATTCAATATTGCTGTTGTTGTCACTCGTTACTTTGGTGGAGTGAAGCTTGGAACGGGGGGGCTTATTCGCGCATACAGTTCGAGTGTGAGCGAGGCAGTTCAAAAAGCAGGTATTGTTGAAAATGTATTGCACAACTCCTTTTGTTTGACTTTTGCATATTCTCATTGGAAAAAAATTGAAAATTATTTAAATATAAATTTAATTCAATTTGATAAACCTATTTTTTCTGAAAATATACAAGTTAAAATTTATGTAAAAAATAAACAAAATATAACAAATGATATAAATGATATTTGTAAAGGATCCGTTTTGATAGAAGAGCAGGACGATAAGTTTATTGAGGTTCTTTTACCGAAACAGATAGAATAA
- a CDS encoding sensor domain-containing diguanylate cyclase → MENQSVLDSRLIEKFEVHRDFTRVFLDAFILINIEQKVLKFNSAFCQIIELRAIDVRRIGTLKEMLLTTMPGTSQSAIDQLLESPNPTRIDEVAAINVTNRKEVTLIISSYPYYEDDGKMLGACLLMRDVTAETNLQTKYKDKSLQSITDALTGLFTRRYFEDQISKEIDRCKINNIKPRLAIIMFDLDKFKNVNDTYGHQAGDFVLTETAKILKENARRSDILGRYGGEELLVVIFDANERAAAVTAEKFRSAIQEHEYVFQGTKIPVTTSVGVTLINSVDDTKEAAVKRADECLYHAKENGRNVVILDFGAGKLKAQDFIAQTPDILPP, encoded by the coding sequence TTGGAGAATCAAAGTGTTCTCGATTCACGATTGATAGAAAAATTCGAAGTGCATAGAGACTTTACTCGTGTATTTCTTGATGCATTTATACTTATTAATATTGAACAAAAAGTTTTAAAATTTAACTCTGCATTTTGTCAAATCATAGAATTGCGCGCCATCGATGTGAGACGAATAGGAACATTAAAAGAAATGCTTTTAACTACGATGCCAGGCACTTCTCAATCTGCAATCGATCAACTTTTAGAGTCACCAAATCCTACCCGAATAGATGAAGTAGCAGCTATTAATGTAACGAATAGAAAAGAAGTTACTTTAATAATAAGCAGCTATCCTTATTATGAAGACGATGGCAAAATGTTAGGCGCTTGTCTTTTAATGCGTGATGTCACTGCGGAAACGAATTTACAAACTAAATATAAAGATAAGTCCTTACAATCAATTACGGATGCTCTCACCGGTTTGTTTACGCGTCGTTATTTTGAAGATCAAATTTCTAAAGAAATTGATCGTTGTAAAATAAATAATATTAAACCTCGCCTTGCTATAATTATGTTTGACCTTGATAAATTTAAAAATGTAAATGATACCTACGGGCATCAAGCCGGTGATTTTGTTCTTACAGAAACAGCTAAAATATTAAAAGAAAATGCACGTCGGTCGGATATTCTTGGGCGCTATGGTGGTGAAGAACTTTTAGTTGTTATTTTCGATGCAAATGAGCGAGCAGCAGCCGTAACAGCCGAAAAATTTAGGTCAGCAATTCAGGAGCACGAATATGTCTTTCAAGGCACTAAAATTCCAGTGACGACAAGCGTAGGTGTTACCTTAATAAATTCTGTGGATGATACAAAAGAAGCGGCTGTTAAAAGAGCAGATGAATGTCTTTACCACGCCAAGGAAAATGGCCGCAATGTTGTTATTCTTGACTTTGGTGCAGGGAAATTAAAGGCTCAAGATTTTATAGCTCAAACCCCTGATATATTGCCACCTTAA
- a CDS encoding DUF1844 domain-containing protein, which yields MQEHSTFNLLILSLGNAALVAMGLYPNPGTNIIKKDIETAHLNIEILETLQKKTKGNLTSAEDEMLSSLLYDLRLKYVEARK from the coding sequence ATGCAAGAACATTCTACATTCAATTTATTGATACTCTCGTTGGGCAATGCGGCTTTAGTCGCTATGGGGCTTTATCCAAACCCAGGCACAAATATCATAAAAAAAGATATTGAAACTGCACACTTAAATATTGAAATCCTAGAAACCCTACAAAAGAAAACAAAGGGTAATCTCACATCTGCTGAAGATGAAATGCTTTCAAGCTTACTTTATGACCTTCGACTTAAGTATGTTGAAGCACGTAAGTAA
- a CDS encoding RNA polymerase sigma factor, producing the protein MATTDNAIYIDSVIEKTINWNSIFVTHSKKYWDPMFRFCLSLTNNKINAEDIHQTALFKALKAFAKFVLKYNGEILSEHEINELFLKPETQYHFKNWLYRIIKNTYLDELEIQKRWNFDTSENTLENLSNETSSHSSQESSQQNFDLKKEEKIFYQLALDDHWKKRFTQLNDRQRSIIFLAAEDYSYKEISAILEIPMGTVMSTLSRALQKLKSNSSNLE; encoded by the coding sequence ATGGCAACAACGGATAATGCAATCTATATTGACAGTGTAATTGAGAAAACGATAAATTGGAATTCTATATTTGTGACTCATTCTAAAAAATATTGGGATCCTATGTTTCGCTTCTGTTTGAGTTTAACAAATAATAAAATAAATGCTGAAGATATTCATCAGACAGCTTTGTTTAAGGCTCTTAAGGCTTTCGCAAAATTTGTGTTAAAATACAATGGAGAAATCCTTAGCGAACATGAAATTAACGAATTGTTTTTAAAACCTGAAACTCAGTATCATTTTAAAAATTGGTTGTATCGAATTATCAAGAACACTTATCTTGATGAATTGGAAATTCAAAAAAGATGGAATTTTGATACATCTGAAAACACTCTAGAAAATCTTTCCAATGAAACCTCATCTCATTCTAGCCAAGAAAGTTCTCAACAAAATTTTGATTTGAAAAAAGAAGAAAAGATTTTTTATCAACTTGCACTAGATGACCATTGGAAAAAACGCTTTACGCAGTTAAATGACCGACAAAGAAGCATAATATTTCTTGCCGCTGAAGACTATTCTTACAAGGAAATTTCTGCCATATTGGAAATTCCAATGGGAACTGTTATGAGTACGCTTTCACGCGCTCTCCAGAAGTTGAAGTCAAATTCATCAAATTTGGAATAA